In Candidatus Hydrogenedentota bacterium, a single window of DNA contains:
- a CDS encoding PAS domain S-box protein yields the protein MSRENVRKVYLPTILSTVLFLGVLARAYWLFDASFKPVYRPNRHLHEAAYALNQTMEHALKRDGVDGFARLRAAREGMAGVTGPLAEVADDELVKHSARIEARLAEAVAAGQPLDADGWLPILQDIAALQVRLNLKDQGMLLEIRNRFHGAFDRMDYYAIGSVLLVVAMWLVNSFWLVPRYAVRPLEALLKAQREQEAHVRKSEAQMQAIANAVASGIALAGDDGRIKFWNPSAERLLACPRNVALGAPLIEILTGADGSPLPILSGSPEPGSRDHLVEDVVVRKHDGDHLAVSLYHTSATLDGSPHTVVVFRDVTEERQLQAELNKRHAELQALYENTPVMMGLVDESTTIRFGNPAFIAYASPEEGSCLGMPLGDALGCIHTHDFEDECCSTGACGACCLRAVVRTTLEGGNAPHEFEHHALLRRGGQTRPVTLLGTAVRLDAGDDPRVLLCLQDITARKQTEEALRRSEERMALVLEAATDGWWDWDLVNHDVFYSPRWWGMLGYAPDALSPDEDLWRRLTHPDDAERINGFFQHVLQTCTENYEVEFRLLHADGHYVPVLSKGHFIRDAEGLPLRVCGFNIDLSEAKRRESEYEELIQTSMDGFWVADAGGRILRVNHAICEMLEYSEHELLRMSIADVEANESQADVAGHIEKIMKLGHDIFDTRLRRHDGSLLEVEASVSSPPESKGQVFAFLRDISERKAYEASLQASETRFRSYIEHAPVGAVVVDRTGRYLEANRAAAEHLGYTREEFLGLSIKDLRIDTFEALADRHFQRVIRGEKSAIEVPLRRKDGGTAPTEVHASRLDDNHFLGFHIDLSERKKAEAALLHQAALDAVLAEVSQAMVVEESDADIAGQILRHAGRLAGTALSCLMIPGESPGCATAIRPDLPDLTLPGTADEEDPDLPLLERLWNDLGRVEAPRTTNVLVPGAGATLPGAHSPIRVLVLPILQGGEWLGQIVLAHPSQDFSSVDVTSLGRLAELYRLHLQGMRIRRELEMSRQQFLQAQKMEAVGRLAGGVAHDFNNILGVIIGYSEFALRNEACTTELREHLESMRTAALRGADLTRQLLAFARKQTVQPRRLDLNENVGAMLKLLGRLAGERITLFWHPLSRPLPIQIDPSQFDQLLANLIVNARDAMSGCGTVTIGTALEFVDDERGVLLGRERKSGSFAVLSVADTGCGMDAETLNHIFEPFFTTKPEGQGTGLGLATVHGIVHQNGGFVTADSEPGQGTTFRIYLPIQECESADGINHPDRPKGDPSGSETILLVDDQGDFREACRTILQSLGYRVITARNGDDALRSLNGDTDKIQLLITDLVMPGMNGRDLWAHLSARCPKLRCIYMSGYTADIIGEQGVLDEKVCFIDKPFSMGTLAQRIREVLDA from the coding sequence GTGAGCCGCGAAAACGTCCGGAAGGTCTATCTCCCCACAATCCTGTCCACCGTCCTGTTTCTCGGTGTGCTGGCGCGCGCCTACTGGCTCTTTGACGCCTCCTTCAAACCGGTGTACCGGCCGAATCGCCATCTCCATGAAGCCGCCTATGCCCTCAACCAGACCATGGAACACGCCCTGAAACGCGATGGCGTTGATGGTTTCGCCCGGCTGCGGGCCGCACGGGAAGGCATGGCGGGGGTCACCGGCCCGTTGGCGGAAGTCGCGGACGACGAGCTGGTCAAACATTCCGCCCGGATTGAGGCCCGCCTGGCCGAGGCCGTCGCCGCGGGCCAGCCCCTGGACGCGGACGGCTGGTTGCCCATTCTTCAAGATATCGCCGCCCTTCAGGTGCGCTTGAATCTGAAGGATCAGGGGATGCTGTTGGAAATACGGAATCGGTTCCACGGCGCCTTTGATCGCATGGACTACTACGCGATTGGGAGCGTTCTGCTCGTGGTCGCCATGTGGCTGGTGAACAGCTTCTGGCTGGTGCCCCGCTACGCCGTCCGCCCGCTGGAGGCGCTGCTTAAAGCGCAACGCGAACAGGAAGCCCACGTGCGAAAAAGCGAGGCGCAGATGCAGGCCATCGCCAATGCGGTCGCTTCGGGTATCGCCCTCGCCGGTGACGACGGTCGCATCAAATTCTGGAACCCTTCGGCGGAGCGACTGCTGGCTTGCCCGCGCAACGTCGCGCTGGGCGCGCCCCTGATCGAAATACTGACGGGGGCGGATGGGAGTCCGTTGCCGATTTTGTCGGGCTCACCGGAGCCCGGAAGCCGGGATCACCTGGTTGAGGATGTCGTGGTGCGCAAACACGATGGAGACCACCTGGCAGTGTCCCTGTACCACACGTCGGCAACGCTCGACGGGAGCCCCCACACGGTGGTGGTGTTCCGCGATGTGACCGAGGAACGTCAACTCCAGGCCGAATTGAACAAGCGCCACGCCGAGTTGCAGGCCCTGTACGAAAACACGCCCGTAATGATGGGGCTGGTTGACGAATCAACCACAATCCGCTTCGGCAATCCCGCCTTCATCGCCTACGCCAGTCCCGAAGAGGGCTCGTGCCTGGGCATGCCCCTCGGCGATGCGCTGGGCTGCATCCACACCCATGATTTCGAAGACGAATGCTGTTCGACCGGAGCCTGCGGGGCCTGTTGCCTGCGGGCCGTGGTCCGAACAACGCTGGAAGGCGGCAACGCCCCCCACGAATTTGAACACCACGCCCTGCTGCGGCGGGGCGGTCAAACGCGACCCGTCACCCTCTTGGGAACGGCGGTTCGGCTGGACGCGGGCGACGATCCCCGGGTGCTCCTCTGCCTGCAGGATATCACCGCGCGCAAGCAGACCGAGGAGGCCCTGCGGCGCAGTGAAGAGCGTATGGCGCTGGTCCTGGAAGCGGCAACGGACGGCTGGTGGGATTGGGACCTGGTCAACCACGACGTCTTCTACTCGCCGCGGTGGTGGGGCATGCTCGGTTACGCGCCCGACGCCCTTTCGCCGGATGAGGACTTGTGGCGCCGCCTTACCCATCCGGACGATGCGGAACGGATTAACGGATTCTTTCAACACGTGTTGCAAACCTGTACCGAGAACTACGAAGTGGAGTTCCGGCTCCTCCACGCGGATGGCCACTACGTTCCAGTGCTCTCCAAGGGGCATTTCATTCGCGATGCAGAAGGCCTTCCCCTGCGCGTCTGCGGCTTCAACATTGATCTGAGCGAGGCCAAGCGGCGCGAAAGCGAATATGAAGAATTGATCCAGACTTCCATGGACGGCTTCTGGGTCGCCGATGCCGGCGGGCGTATCCTGCGGGTCAATCACGCCATCTGCGAAATGCTCGAGTATTCGGAGCACGAACTGCTCCGGATGAGTATTGCCGATGTGGAAGCCAACGAATCGCAGGCGGATGTGGCCGGTCACATCGAGAAGATCATGAAGCTCGGTCACGATATCTTCGACACGCGATTGCGCCGACACGACGGCTCGCTGCTTGAAGTGGAGGCGAGCGTAAGTTCTCCGCCGGAATCCAAGGGCCAGGTTTTTGCCTTCCTACGCGATATCTCCGAGCGCAAAGCCTATGAAGCCAGCCTTCAGGCGAGCGAGACCCGTTTCCGCTCCTACATCGAGCACGCACCCGTTGGGGCCGTGGTCGTGGATCGGACCGGGCGCTATCTCGAGGCCAACCGCGCGGCGGCGGAGCACCTCGGCTACACACGCGAGGAGTTTCTCGGATTGTCCATCAAGGACCTGCGCATCGATACATTCGAGGCCCTTGCCGACCGACATTTTCAGCGGGTGATTCGTGGCGAAAAAAGTGCCATTGAGGTGCCGCTCCGACGCAAGGATGGCGGCACCGCGCCCACGGAAGTACACGCCTCACGACTTGACGACAATCATTTCCTCGGATTTCACATCGACTTGAGCGAGCGAAAAAAAGCCGAGGCCGCCCTGCTTCATCAGGCGGCGCTGGACGCGGTCCTGGCGGAAGTTTCCCAAGCCATGGTGGTGGAAGAAAGCGACGCGGACATCGCCGGCCAAATCCTGCGCCACGCCGGTCGGCTCGCCGGGACCGCCCTGAGCTGCCTGATGATCCCGGGCGAATCGCCGGGCTGCGCCACGGCGATACGGCCCGACTTGCCGGACCTGACGCTTCCGGGTACGGCCGACGAGGAAGACCCCGACCTTCCCCTGCTGGAAAGGCTCTGGAACGATCTGGGCCGAGTCGAGGCACCGCGCACCACTAACGTCCTCGTGCCCGGCGCGGGAGCAACCCTGCCCGGCGCTCATTCGCCAATCAGGGTTCTCGTGCTCCCCATACTTCAGGGCGGCGAGTGGCTGGGGCAGATCGTCCTCGCCCACCCGTCCCAAGACTTCAGTTCGGTCGATGTGACTTCGCTCGGGCGCCTGGCGGAGCTCTATCGCCTGCACCTGCAAGGCATGCGAATCCGGCGGGAACTGGAAATGAGCCGACAGCAGTTTCTCCAGGCGCAGAAGATGGAGGCCGTGGGGCGGCTGGCGGGCGGCGTGGCCCACGACTTCAACAATATCCTGGGCGTAATCATCGGCTACTCCGAATTCGCCCTGCGCAATGAAGCCTGCACCACCGAGTTGCGGGAACACCTGGAATCCATGCGCACGGCGGCGCTGCGCGGGGCCGACCTCACCCGGCAGCTCCTCGCTTTCGCGCGAAAGCAGACCGTTCAACCCCGGCGTCTGGACCTGAACGAGAACGTGGGCGCCATGCTCAAACTCCTCGGACGGCTCGCGGGCGAGCGGATAACCCTGTTCTGGCATCCCTTGAGCCGTCCCTTGCCCATCCAGATCGATCCCTCCCAGTTTGACCAGTTGCTGGCCAACCTGATCGTCAATGCCCGGGACGCCATGAGCGGCTGCGGCACCGTCACCATCGGAACCGCCCTGGAGTTTGTGGACGATGAACGGGGCGTGCTGCTCGGCAGAGAACGAAAGTCGGGCTCCTTCGCGGTGTTGTCTGTGGCCGACACGGGCTGCGGGATGGACGCGGAAACGCTGAACCACATCTTTGAACCCTTCTTCACGACCAAGCCGGAGGGCCAGGGCACGGGCCTGGGCCTTGCCACCGTCCATGGCATCGTCCATCAGAACGGCGGCTTTGTGACGGCGGACAGCGAACCCGGCCAGGGGACCACCTTCCGGATCTACCTGCCCATCCAGGAATGCGAAAGCGCCGACGGCATTAACCACCCGGATCGACCGAAGGGCGACCCCTCGGGATCGGAGACGATCCTGCTGGTGGATGACCAGGGCGACTTTCGCGAGGCCTGCCGGACCATATTGCAAAGTCTGGGATACCGAGTCATCACCGCCCGTAACGGCGACGACGCCCTGCGCTCGCTCAACGGCGACACCGACAAGATTCAGCTACTCATCACGGACCTCGTGATGCCAGGTATGAACGGTCGCGACCTCTGGGCCCACCTGAGCGCGCGCTGCCCGAAGCTTCGCTGCATCTACATGTCGGGCTACACCGCCGACATCATTGGCGAGCAGGGCGTGCTGGACGAGAAAGTTTGCTTTATCGACAAGCCCTTCTCCATGGGCACCCTCGCCCAGCGGATCCGGGAAGTCCTGGACGCCTGA
- a CDS encoding TlpA family protein disulfide reductase: MKRQSPVLLAISLAVLMVAARADEYEETTVTRVGDKAPEFTCETIDGEKFSLKEHAGKVVFINFFATWCGPCLAELPELEKSIHEAFKDEADFRLIVIGREHTAAELKDFRMQKGLDLPFAPDPDRGIYSLYATKFIPRNVIIGRDGVVKFAEAGFSEEKLKTLVTLVKQELALKPAAPESAPVRNEEKAP; this comes from the coding sequence ATGAAACGCCAATCCCCAGTTCTGTTGGCCATCAGTCTGGCCGTGTTGATGGTGGCGGCGCGCGCGGATGAATACGAGGAGACGACGGTGACCCGTGTGGGCGACAAAGCACCGGAGTTCACCTGCGAGACCATTGACGGGGAGAAATTCTCGCTCAAGGAGCACGCGGGCAAGGTGGTGTTTATCAATTTCTTCGCCACGTGGTGCGGCCCCTGTCTGGCGGAGTTGCCCGAGCTGGAAAAGAGCATCCACGAGGCGTTCAAGGACGAGGCGGACTTCAGGCTCATCGTCATCGGGCGGGAGCACACGGCGGCGGAGCTGAAGGATTTTCGTATGCAGAAGGGGCTCGACCTTCCGTTTGCCCCCGACCCGGATCGGGGCATCTACAGCCTCTACGCCACCAAGTTCATCCCGCGCAACGTCATTATCGGGCGAGACGGCGTTGTAAAGTTTGCCGAAGCCGGTTTCAGCGAGGAGAAGCTGAAGACGCTGGTGACCCTGGTGAAGCAGGAGCTCGCGCTCAAACCGGCGGCGCCCGAGTCGGCGCCGGTCCGGAACGAAGAAAAGGCCCCGTAG